Proteins encoded in a region of the Limanda limanda chromosome 17, fLimLim1.1, whole genome shotgun sequence genome:
- the LOC133022762 gene encoding nuclear body protein SP140-like protein isoform X2, with protein sequence MDPLDFLKREELLRFFHCNKKVMSCMENPGTFLCQLRDHDLIPEDRYTKVSRMKKKENMKAALYDVLDWVERERSHNIHWFWSCVFKDTILNVYPTLRLLRNSLMDGSFQFNRQLPEKEKEEIDEKIKKELSEVEEEEEEQMSSVKKKRKLLRRSMGEEDDEEQQPGPSSQLTPRPRKKSEKGCFSSPMKKGEKRDIWTWPFYKTQLPVTCGSQEGILSRERLAKGEKCIMSQKQWFTPSGFEKFAGKGSYKNWKCSIKCMDSPLARLIKDGHLKSAGYKRRQKMESRPAKRSLFPSDGATTGLVSQGEEEKEDDDENEDEEDDLANQEDRVSYSNNENSTDVTDEDGATENQTEPEVGKVFKVTCGGEAGTLHQKRFASRTRGKCIRTERSWLTPMEFLKEASSQTGFWKRDILCEGKPLCALIEAKVLKIHSLLCKCRLCKPNETDLKNQKNVDECCVCKRGQDLVMCDSCPCSFHQKCHLPHVDDNLLSRPWICTFCVATQDWRYGDKLKMTAALTHQISGHILECQYLILRLFSADDQQIFASDPRLNLESYSTRVQTPMWLEKITEKLQGKEYRTVGDFVSDVKLIFTNWTSYNLANPELLALGDRLQQLFKSQFKVVFNIDEQSGAG encoded by the exons ATGGACCCGCTGGACTTCCTGAAGCGGGAGGAGCTGCTGCGCTTCTTCCACTGTAACAAAAAAGTGATGTCCTGCATGGAGAACCCGGGCACGTTCCTCTGCCAACTGCGGGACCACGACCTGATCCCGGAGGACAGGTACACG aaagtgAGTCgcatgaagaaaaaagaaaacatgaaggcAGCCCTGTATGACGTGCTGGACTGGGTGGAGCGGGAGCGATCCCATAACATCCACTGGTTCTGgagctgtgttttcaaagacaCCATCCTGAACGTCTACCCAACCCTGCGACTGCTGCGTAACAGCCTCATGGACG GATCTTTCCAGTTTAACAGGCAACTGCccgagaaggagaaggaagaaatAGATGAAAAGATAAAGAAGGAGCTCTCCGAagttgaggaggaagaggaggagcagatgagctcagtgaaaaagaagaggaagctgtTGAGAAGGAGCATGGgcgaggaggatgatgaggagcagcagcccgGTCCTTCCTCTCAGCTGACTCCACGCCCGAGGAAAAAGTCAGAGAAAGGGTGTTTCT CATCTCCAatgaagaaaggagagaaaagggacATTTGGACTTGGCCATTTTATAAGACTCAGCTTCCTGTGACCTGTGGATCCCAGGAGGGGATTCTGAGCAGGGAGCGCCTGGCCAAAG GGGAGAAGTGCATTATGTCCCAGAAACAGTGGTTTACTCCCAGTGGATTTGAGAAGTTTGCAGGGAAGGGAAGCTATAAGAACTGGAAGTGCAGCATTAAGTGTATGGATTCCCCCCTGGCAAGACTTATAAAG gaCGGGCATCTGAAATCAGCGGGATACAAAAGACGCCAAAAAATGGAATCAAGACCG GCCAAGAGATCCCTTTTTCCATCTGATGGTGCAACCACAGGTTTAG TGTcccagggagaggaagaaaaagaggatgatgatgaaaatgaggatgaggaggatgaccTGGCAAACCAGGAGGACCGGGTTTCTTATAGCAACAATGAAAATTCTACGGACGTCACAG ATGAAGACGGAGCGACTGAGAACCAGACGGAGCCAGAAGTGGGCAAAGTCTTCAAAGTGACATGTGGAGGTGAAGCTGGGACTTTACACCAAAAACGATTTGCATCAA GGACTCGTGGAAAGTGTATTCGAACAGAGAGGAGCTGGTTGACCCCAATGGAGTTTTTAAAGGAGGCATCAAGTCAGACAGGCTTCTGGAAGAGAGACATCTTGTGTGAAGGAAAACCACTCTGTGCTCTCATAGAg GCGAAGGTCTTGAAGATCCACTCCTTGCTGTGTAAGTGTAGACTGTGCAAACCAAATGAAACAGATCTG AAGAATCAAAAAAACGTCGATGAGTGCTGTGTTTGTAAAAGAGGGCAAGACCTGGTGATGTGTGATTCTTGCCCGTGTTCCTTCCACCAGAAATGTCACCTCCCACATGTAGATGACAACCTTTTGAG CAGACCGTGGATCTGTACGTTCTGTGTAGCCACTCAGGACTGGCGGTACGGTGATAAGCTGAAAATGACAGCAGCCCTCACCCACCAGATCTCAGGACACATACTG GAATGTCAGTACCTCATCCTGCGTCTGTTCAGTGCTGATGACCAACAAATCTTTGCTTCAGACCCACGCCTCAAC TTGGAAAGTTACTCCACACGTGTCCAGACTCCGATGTGGCTGGAAAAAATTACAGAGAAACTCCAGGGGAAAGAATACAGAACAGTTGGGGATTTTGTGTCTGACGTCAAACTCATATTTACCAACTGGACCTCGTACAACCTG GCTAACCCTGAACTCCTCGCCCTGGGGGACAGACTGCAGCAGTTATTTAAATCACAGTTCAAAGTCGTGTTTAACATCGATGAACAGAGCGGTGCCGGATGA
- the LOC133022762 gene encoding nuclear body protein SP140-like protein isoform X3 — protein MDPLDFLKREELLRFFHCNKKVMSCMENPGTFLCQLRDHDLIPEDRYTKVSRMKKKENMKAALYDVLDWVERERSHNIHWFWSCVFKDTILNVYPTLRLLRNSLMDGSFQFNRQLPEKEKEEIDEKIKKELSEVEEEEEEQMSSVKKKRKLLRRSMGEEDDEEQQPGPSSQLTPRPRKKSEKGCFSSPMKKGEKRDIWTWPFYKTQLPVTCGSQEGILSRERLAKGEKCIMSQKQWFTPSGFEKFAGKGSYKNWKCSIKCMDSPLARLIKDGHLKSAGYKRRQKMESRPAKRSLFPSDGATTGLVSQGEEEKEDDDENEDEEDDLANQEDRVSYSNNENSTDVTDEDGATENQTEPEVGKVFKVTCGGEAGTLHQKRFASRTRGKCIRTERSWLTPMEFLKEASSQTGFWKRDILCEGKPLCALIEAKVLKIHSLLCKCRLCKPNETDLKNQKNVDECCVCKRGQDLVMCDSCPCSFHQKCHLPHVDDNLLRPWICTFCVATQDWRYGDKLKMTAALTHQISGHILECQYLILRLFSADDQQIFASDPRLNLESYSTRVQTPMWLEKITEKLQGKEYRTVGDFVSDVKLIFTNWTSYNLANPELLALGDRLQQLFKSQFKVVFNIDEQSGAG, from the exons ATGGACCCGCTGGACTTCCTGAAGCGGGAGGAGCTGCTGCGCTTCTTCCACTGTAACAAAAAAGTGATGTCCTGCATGGAGAACCCGGGCACGTTCCTCTGCCAACTGCGGGACCACGACCTGATCCCGGAGGACAGGTACACG aaagtgAGTCgcatgaagaaaaaagaaaacatgaaggcAGCCCTGTATGACGTGCTGGACTGGGTGGAGCGGGAGCGATCCCATAACATCCACTGGTTCTGgagctgtgttttcaaagacaCCATCCTGAACGTCTACCCAACCCTGCGACTGCTGCGTAACAGCCTCATGGACG GATCTTTCCAGTTTAACAGGCAACTGCccgagaaggagaaggaagaaatAGATGAAAAGATAAAGAAGGAGCTCTCCGAagttgaggaggaagaggaggagcagatgagctcagtgaaaaagaagaggaagctgtTGAGAAGGAGCATGGgcgaggaggatgatgaggagcagcagcccgGTCCTTCCTCTCAGCTGACTCCACGCCCGAGGAAAAAGTCAGAGAAAGGGTGTTTCT CATCTCCAatgaagaaaggagagaaaagggacATTTGGACTTGGCCATTTTATAAGACTCAGCTTCCTGTGACCTGTGGATCCCAGGAGGGGATTCTGAGCAGGGAGCGCCTGGCCAAAG GGGAGAAGTGCATTATGTCCCAGAAACAGTGGTTTACTCCCAGTGGATTTGAGAAGTTTGCAGGGAAGGGAAGCTATAAGAACTGGAAGTGCAGCATTAAGTGTATGGATTCCCCCCTGGCAAGACTTATAAAG gaCGGGCATCTGAAATCAGCGGGATACAAAAGACGCCAAAAAATGGAATCAAGACCG GCCAAGAGATCCCTTTTTCCATCTGATGGTGCAACCACAGGTTTAG TGTcccagggagaggaagaaaaagaggatgatgatgaaaatgaggatgaggaggatgaccTGGCAAACCAGGAGGACCGGGTTTCTTATAGCAACAATGAAAATTCTACGGACGTCACAG ATGAAGACGGAGCGACTGAGAACCAGACGGAGCCAGAAGTGGGCAAAGTCTTCAAAGTGACATGTGGAGGTGAAGCTGGGACTTTACACCAAAAACGATTTGCATCAA GGACTCGTGGAAAGTGTATTCGAACAGAGAGGAGCTGGTTGACCCCAATGGAGTTTTTAAAGGAGGCATCAAGTCAGACAGGCTTCTGGAAGAGAGACATCTTGTGTGAAGGAAAACCACTCTGTGCTCTCATAGAg GCGAAGGTCTTGAAGATCCACTCCTTGCTGTGTAAGTGTAGACTGTGCAAACCAAATGAAACAGATCTG AAGAATCAAAAAAACGTCGATGAGTGCTGTGTTTGTAAAAGAGGGCAAGACCTGGTGATGTGTGATTCTTGCCCGTGTTCCTTCCACCAGAAATGTCACCTCCCACATGTAGATGACAACCTTTTGAG ACCGTGGATCTGTACGTTCTGTGTAGCCACTCAGGACTGGCGGTACGGTGATAAGCTGAAAATGACAGCAGCCCTCACCCACCAGATCTCAGGACACATACTG GAATGTCAGTACCTCATCCTGCGTCTGTTCAGTGCTGATGACCAACAAATCTTTGCTTCAGACCCACGCCTCAAC TTGGAAAGTTACTCCACACGTGTCCAGACTCCGATGTGGCTGGAAAAAATTACAGAGAAACTCCAGGGGAAAGAATACAGAACAGTTGGGGATTTTGTGTCTGACGTCAAACTCATATTTACCAACTGGACCTCGTACAACCTG GCTAACCCTGAACTCCTCGCCCTGGGGGACAGACTGCAGCAGTTATTTAAATCACAGTTCAAAGTCGTGTTTAACATCGATGAACAGAGCGGTGCCGGATGA
- the LOC133022761 gene encoding nuclear body protein SP140-like protein: MDPLDFLEPEELLRFFHRHKTEMSCMKNPGTFLCQLRDHDLIPEDRYKKMIRMKKKENMRTALYDVLDWVEREQSQHIRLFWSCVFKDTILNVYPTLQRLRKSLIDASFQFNTQLPEKEKEEIDERKKKELSEVEEEEEEQVSSVKKKRKLLRRSMGEEDDEEQQPGPSSQLTPRRRKKSEKGCFSSPMKKGDKRDIWTRPLYKTQLPVTCGSQEGSLSRERLAKGEKCIMFQKQWFTPSGFEKFAGKGGCRNWKTSIRCMDSPLARLIKDGHLKSVGYKRRNKTESIPAKRSLFPSDGATTVFEDDKEEDDDDDDENEEDDDDENEEDDLENQEDRVSYSNKENSPDVTDEDGATENQTEPEVGKVFKVTCGGEAGTLHQKRFASGTRGKCIRTERSWLTPIEFLKEASSQKSCWKKDIVCEGKPLCALIEASVLKIHSLLCECRLCKPNKTDLEDQNDDECCVCKRGEADLVLCDSCPCSFHQKCHLPHVDDNLLWDDKPWKCTFCVTTQRQYGDKLKMTAALTHQISGHIRECQYLVLRLFSADDQHIFASDPRLYLESNSTYVQTPMCLKKVTEKLQGKEYGTVGNFVSDVKLIFTNWTSYNQVNPELLPLGDRLQQLFHSQFKVVFNIDEQSGA; encoded by the exons ATGGACCCGCTGGACTTCCTGGAGCCGGAGGAGCTGCTGCGCTTCTTCCATCGTCACAAAACAGAGATGTCCTGCATGAAGAACCCGGGCACGTTCCTCTGCCAACTTCGGGACCACGACCTGATCCCGGAGGACAGGTACAAG aaAATGATTCgcatgaagaaaaaagaaaacatgaggaCAGCCCTGTATGACGTGCTGGACTGGGTGGAGCGGGAGCAATCCCAGCACATCCGCCTTTTCTGgagctgtgttttcaaagacaCCATCCTGAACGTCTACCCAACCCTGCAACGGCTGCGTAAAAGCCTCATTGACG CATCTTTCCAGTTTAACACGCAACTGCccgagaaggagaaggaagaaatAGATGAAAGGAAAAAGAAGGAGCTCTCTGAagttgaggaggaagaggaggagcaggtgagctcagtgaaaaagaagaggaagctgtTGAGGAGGAGCATGGgcgaggaggatgatgaggagcagcagcccgGTCCTTCCTCTCAGCTGACTCCACGTCGGAGGAAAAAGTCAGAGAAAGGGTGTTTCT CATCTCCGATGAAGAAAGGAGACAAAAGGGACATTTGGACTCGGCCACTTTATAAGACTCAGCTTCCTGTGACATGTGGATCCCAGGAGGGGAGTCTGAGCAGGGAGCGCCTAGcgaaag GGGAGAAGTGCATTATGTTCCAGAAACAGTGGTTTACTCCCAGTGGATTTGAGAAGTTTGCAGGGAAGGGAGGCTGTAGGAACTGGAAGACCAGCATTAGGTGTATGGATTCTCCCCTGGCAAGACTTATAAAG GACGGGCACCTGAAATCAGTGGGATACAAAAGACGCAATAAAACCGAATCAATACCG GCCAAGAGATCCCTGTTTCCATCTGATGGTGCAACCACAG TGTTTGAGGAcgacaaagaagaagatgatgatgatgatgatgaaaatgaggaggatgatgatgatgaaaatgagGAGGATGATCTGGAAAACCAGGAGGACCGGGTTTCTTATAGCAACAAAGAGAATTCTCCGGACGTCACAG ATGAAGACGGAGCGACTGAGAACCAGACGGAGCCAGAAGTGGGCAAAGTCTTCAAAGTGACATGTGGAGGTGAAGCTGGGACTTTACACCAGAAACGATTTGCATCAG GGACTCGTGGAAAGTGTATCAGAACAGAGAGGAGCTGGTTAACCCCCATAGAGTTTTTAAAGGAGGCATCAAGTCAGAAGAGCTGCTGGAAGAAAGACATCGTGTGTGAAGGAAAACCACTCTGTGCTCTCATAGAg GCTTCAGTCTTGAAGATCCACTCCCTGCTGTGTGAGTGCAGACTGTGCAAACCAAATAAAACAGATCTG GAGGACCAGAATGACGATGAGtgctgtgtgtgtaaaagaggAGAAGCTGACCTGGTGCTGTGTGATTCTTGCCCTTGTTCCTTCCACCAGAAATGTCACCTCCCACATGTAGATGACAACCTTTTGTG gGACGACAAGCCGTGGAAGTGTACGTTCTGTGTAACCACTCAGCGGCAGTACGGTGATAAGCTGAAAATGACAGCAGCCCTCACCCACCAGATCTCAGGACACATACGG GAATGTCAGTATCTCGTCCTGCGTCTGTTCAGTGCTGATGACCAACACATCTTTGCTTCAGACCCACGCCTCTAC TTGGAAAGTAACTCCACGTATGTCCAGACTCCGATGTGTCTCAAAAAAGTTACAGAGAAACTCCAGGGGAAAGAATACGGAACGGTTGGAAATTTTGTGTCTGACGTCAAACTCATATTCACCAACTGGACCTCGTACAACCAG GTTAACCCTGAACTCCTCCCCCTGGGGGACAGACTGCAGCAGTTATTTCACTCACAGTTCAAAGTCGTGTTTAACATCGATGAACAGAGCGGTGCCTGA
- the LOC133022762 gene encoding nuclear body protein SP140-like protein isoform X1: MDPLDFLKREELLRFFHCNKKVMSCMENPGTFLCQLRDHDLIPEDRYTKVSRMKKKENMKAALYDVLDWVERERSHNIHWFWSCVFKDTILNVYPTLRLLRNSLMDGSFQFNRQLPEKEKEEIDEKIKKELSEVEEEEEEQMSSVKKKRKLLRRSMGEEDDEEQQPGPSSQLTPRPRKKSEKGCFSSPMKKGEKRDIWTWPFYKTQLPVTCGSQEGILSRERLAKGEKCIMSQKQWFTPSGFEKFAGKGSYKNWKCSIKCMDSPLARLIKDGHLKSAGYKRRQKMESRPAKRSLFPSDGATTGLVSQGEEEKEDDDENEDEEDDLANQEDRVSYSNNENSTDVTDEDGATENQTEPEVGKVFKVTCGGEAGTLHQKRFASRTRGKCIRTERSWLTPMEFLKEASSQTGFWKRDILCEGKPLCALIEAKVLKIHSLLCKCRLCKPNETDLKNQKNVDECCVCKRGQDLVMCDSCPCSFHQKCHLPHVDDNLLRDSRPWICTFCVATQDWRYGDKLKMTAALTHQISGHILECQYLILRLFSADDQQIFASDPRLNLESYSTRVQTPMWLEKITEKLQGKEYRTVGDFVSDVKLIFTNWTSYNLANPELLALGDRLQQLFKSQFKVVFNIDEQSGAG, from the exons ATGGACCCGCTGGACTTCCTGAAGCGGGAGGAGCTGCTGCGCTTCTTCCACTGTAACAAAAAAGTGATGTCCTGCATGGAGAACCCGGGCACGTTCCTCTGCCAACTGCGGGACCACGACCTGATCCCGGAGGACAGGTACACG aaagtgAGTCgcatgaagaaaaaagaaaacatgaaggcAGCCCTGTATGACGTGCTGGACTGGGTGGAGCGGGAGCGATCCCATAACATCCACTGGTTCTGgagctgtgttttcaaagacaCCATCCTGAACGTCTACCCAACCCTGCGACTGCTGCGTAACAGCCTCATGGACG GATCTTTCCAGTTTAACAGGCAACTGCccgagaaggagaaggaagaaatAGATGAAAAGATAAAGAAGGAGCTCTCCGAagttgaggaggaagaggaggagcagatgagctcagtgaaaaagaagaggaagctgtTGAGAAGGAGCATGGgcgaggaggatgatgaggagcagcagcccgGTCCTTCCTCTCAGCTGACTCCACGCCCGAGGAAAAAGTCAGAGAAAGGGTGTTTCT CATCTCCAatgaagaaaggagagaaaagggacATTTGGACTTGGCCATTTTATAAGACTCAGCTTCCTGTGACCTGTGGATCCCAGGAGGGGATTCTGAGCAGGGAGCGCCTGGCCAAAG GGGAGAAGTGCATTATGTCCCAGAAACAGTGGTTTACTCCCAGTGGATTTGAGAAGTTTGCAGGGAAGGGAAGCTATAAGAACTGGAAGTGCAGCATTAAGTGTATGGATTCCCCCCTGGCAAGACTTATAAAG gaCGGGCATCTGAAATCAGCGGGATACAAAAGACGCCAAAAAATGGAATCAAGACCG GCCAAGAGATCCCTTTTTCCATCTGATGGTGCAACCACAGGTTTAG TGTcccagggagaggaagaaaaagaggatgatgatgaaaatgaggatgaggaggatgaccTGGCAAACCAGGAGGACCGGGTTTCTTATAGCAACAATGAAAATTCTACGGACGTCACAG ATGAAGACGGAGCGACTGAGAACCAGACGGAGCCAGAAGTGGGCAAAGTCTTCAAAGTGACATGTGGAGGTGAAGCTGGGACTTTACACCAAAAACGATTTGCATCAA GGACTCGTGGAAAGTGTATTCGAACAGAGAGGAGCTGGTTGACCCCAATGGAGTTTTTAAAGGAGGCATCAAGTCAGACAGGCTTCTGGAAGAGAGACATCTTGTGTGAAGGAAAACCACTCTGTGCTCTCATAGAg GCGAAGGTCTTGAAGATCCACTCCTTGCTGTGTAAGTGTAGACTGTGCAAACCAAATGAAACAGATCTG AAGAATCAAAAAAACGTCGATGAGTGCTGTGTTTGTAAAAGAGGGCAAGACCTGGTGATGTGTGATTCTTGCCCGTGTTCCTTCCACCAGAAATGTCACCTCCCACATGTAGATGACAACCTTTTGAG GGACAGCAGACCGTGGATCTGTACGTTCTGTGTAGCCACTCAGGACTGGCGGTACGGTGATAAGCTGAAAATGACAGCAGCCCTCACCCACCAGATCTCAGGACACATACTG GAATGTCAGTACCTCATCCTGCGTCTGTTCAGTGCTGATGACCAACAAATCTTTGCTTCAGACCCACGCCTCAAC TTGGAAAGTTACTCCACACGTGTCCAGACTCCGATGTGGCTGGAAAAAATTACAGAGAAACTCCAGGGGAAAGAATACAGAACAGTTGGGGATTTTGTGTCTGACGTCAAACTCATATTTACCAACTGGACCTCGTACAACCTG GCTAACCCTGAACTCCTCGCCCTGGGGGACAGACTGCAGCAGTTATTTAAATCACAGTTCAAAGTCGTGTTTAACATCGATGAACAGAGCGGTGCCGGATGA